In Pseudomonas saponiphila, the genomic stretch ACTATGCCGGGCCGACGCTGCCGGTGGTCGACCCGGCCACCGGCGAAGTGCGCCGGGCGCACATCTTCGTCGCCGCCCTGGGCGCCTCGAATTACACCTATGCCTGCGCGACGCCAGGCGAAACCCAGGTGGACTGGCTGACCTCGCTGGGCCAGGCTCTGACCTACTTTGGCGGCGTGCCGGAAATGGTTGTGCCGGACAATCCGCGCGCCCTGGTCGCCCAGCCGGATCGCTACGAGCCGGGCCTGAACCGGGCCACGCTGGAGTGCGCGCGTCATTACCAGACGGTGATCCTGCCGGCACGGCCACGCAAGCCTCAGGACAAGGCCAAGGCCGAGGTGGCGGTGCAGGTGGTCGAGCGCTGGATCATGGCGCGGCTGCGCCATCGGCAGTTCTTCAGCCTGCATGCGCTTAACCAGGCCATCGCCGAGCTGCTGGAGGATCTGAATCGGCGCCCGTTCAAGCGGCTCGATGGCTGCCGGCGCGACTGGTTCGAGCGCCTGGATCGCCCGGCCTTGCGAGCGCTGCCGGTGCATCCCTACGAGGTCGCCACCTTCAAGCGCTGCAAGGTCAGCATCGACTACCACATCGAGGTCAATGGCAGCTTCTACAGCGTGCCCTCCGCCCTGGCCCGGCAGAACGTGGACGTGCGACTGACGGCACACACCCTGGAAGTGCTGCATGGCAACCGGCGGGTGGCCAGCCACCTGCTGCTGGGGCGACGCGGCGCTTACAGTACCCAGCGCGAGCACATGCCCGCGGCGCACCAGGCGCATCGCGAATGGACGCCACAACGCCTGCTCGACTGGGGCGCGCGGATCGGCCCCTACACGCGCCAACTGATCGATCACCAACTGACCCACAAGCCGCACCCGGAGATGGGCTACCGCGCCTGCCTCGGCCTGCTCTCGCTGGCCCGGCGCTATGGCAATGCACGCCTGGAAGCCGCTGCCGAACGTGCCGTACACCTGCGCGCCTTCACCGGGCGCAGCGTGCGCAACCTGCTCCAGCAAGGCCTGGATCAACAGCCGCTGCCCCAGCGTGCCGCCGAAACGACCTTACCCGGCGACCACGAGAACGTCCGTGGCGCCGACTACTACCAACCCCCGCAACAGGAGCTGTTCGATGATGCCGCAACACACCCTGAATCAACTGCACCAGCTACGCCTGGACGGCATGGCCCGCGCCCTGGAAGAGCAATGGACGCTGCCGGCCAGCCACAGCCTGAGCTTCGATGAACGCCTCGGCCTACTGCTCGACCGCGAACTGGCCTGGCGTGACAACCAGCGCCTGGTACGGCTGCGCAAGAAGGCCAAGCTCAAGTACGCCAACGCCTGCCTGGAAGATCTCGACCGCCGCACCGGACGCGCCCTGGACGAGCGTCTGATCGCCACCCTGGCCAGTGGCGACTGGATCCGCCAGCAGCACAACCTGCTGCTGACCGGCCCGACCGGTGCCGGCAAAACCTGGCTGGCCTGCGCCCTGGGCAACCAGGCCTGCCGCCAGGGCTATAGCACCCTGTACCTGCGCACCCCGCGCCTGCTGGAACAACTGCGCATCGCTCATGGCGACGGCAGCTTCGGCCGTACCCTGCAACAGCTGGCAAAGGTCGACGTCCTGGTGCTGGACGACTGGGCGCTAGCCCCGCTGGAGGAAGGAGCCCGGCATGACCTGCTGGAGGTGATCGACGACCGCGCTGGCAGCCGCTCCACCATCCTGACGAGCCAACTGCCCATCGAGCACTGGCACGGCTGGATCAACGACCCGACCCTGGCCGATGCCATCCTCGACCGCCTGGTGCACAACGCCTACCGACTGACGATGAAAGGCGAGTCGCTGCGCCGAAAAAAAGCCGAGGAACAAGCCGCATCGTGACCGATGCGATTACAATCCAGAACCCGCGCAACCGGGGTGGAAGCACCGGTCACGTATTAGCGAAACGCTCGGTCACGTTCACCGAAATCCGCACCTTGACCTCATACAGTCGCCGCCAGCAGGTGGCACGGCTTATGACTTCAAGCGCTGGGCTAGAAGCGTGGACGGTGTGGCAGATGCATTGGTGCTGCCTATGCGTCGTGGCGCGGGCACTGTCGATGTAGTGATCACCGCCAGCACCGGCACCCCTTCGGCAGAAGTCATAGCGAACTGCAAAGAGTTCATCCTGGGCGAATGCTCGGTCATTGCCGATGTGTGGGTTTATGCCCCGGTGGTCCGCACAGTCGATTCCAGCGCTCTTGTAGAGCTGGCGGACGGTTACAAGCTTGCTGACGTGCAAGCGGCTGCGCAGGTCGCCTACAACACCTTGCTCGGGGCGCTTAAGCCTCGCGAGATGCTCAAGCGTTCACAGATTGAGGCCATGCTTAACAATCTGGCCGGGGTTACTGACCGCTCCGTTACGGCCCCGGCCGGAAACGTCAAAGCCTCTGATGACGCTGGCCTGATCGGCTGGATTCGCCCTGGAGCCATCGCGCTGGGGCTGATGGAATGACCAGCCTCGCCGACCAGCTCCGGTTACTACTCCCGCCAGTCTCCTATGACGGCTCGGCGCCTCGTCTGTCCGCCGCCATTGAGGCCGAGGCCAATGCGCTGACACTTTCTGACGCCCAGGCTGAGGCGACTTACAGCGCCATTTTTGCCGACTCTGGAATGGGGCTTACCGACTGGGAGCGCGTTCTTGCGTTGCCTGATCCTTGCCTTGTCGGTGTGCCGCAATCGGTTCGCCAGCGTGTGCAGGCGGTTGTCAGCAAGTTGCAAGGTCGGGGCGGTCAGAGTCGCGGTTTCTTTATCGCTTTGGCCAAGGGCTTGGGCTACGGCATAACCATCGACACCTTTCGCCCAGCTCGCGCAGGCATAGCGCGAGCTGGCGACCCAATCAACGGCGGCGCCTGGGCGTTCACATGGCGCGTCAATGCGCCAGCGGTCACGGTCAGTCGAGCCGTTGCGGGAATCACCGGAGCTGGCGACCCGCTGGCGTCCTGGGGGAACAAGTCCCTTGAGTGCAGGCTCAGTCAAATGAAGCCCGCCGAATCCATTCTGCTGTTCGGTTACGGAGACAACTAATGCAAAAGATCGGTGCAAGTACCGCTTCGGCAAACGCCCTTGGTGAGTTCACCGAGGGCAATCCTGGCGCGGGTGTAGCCGCTACGCTGCTCAAAGCCGCTTGGCTGAATGCAGTGCAGCGGGAACTGGTTCACCTAGTAGAGGGTGCAGGCCTGACCCTGGACGCTGCTGATGACTCTCAGATTCTAAAGGCCATCCAAGCGATTCAGGTCAATGCAAGTACGTGGCTAAAGCTCAGTGGCAAGCCGACTACCATTGCAGGGTTCGGCATTACTGATGCTTTCACCAAACTAGAGACTACCTCTGCTATTCAACAGAAGATCGCAGATCTCGTCGCATCCTCTCCCGCAGCGCTCGACACTCTTAAAGAACTAGCTGATGCCCTGGGGAACGATCCAAATTTCGCCACCACTATGACCAACGCCTTGGCGGGGAAGGCCAGTAAGGCAACCACACTTTCTGGATATGGCATCACTGATGCTTATGCCAAATCTGGAACGTACTCTAAGTCAGAACTTGATGCGGCCTTGGTCCCTTTGGGTCAAGCGTCGGAGGTCAACCGGGGCACAGCGAAAGTCGCGAATCTTGCGCAGATGCTTGCGGATACTGATGACTCAGTGATCGTCACACCTAAGAAACTGCGATGGGGCTTCTCGATTAGCCTTGCGGCCAATGGATACATCGTTTTCCCATCATGGATGGGCGGGCTCGTTGTCCAGTGGGGGTCGGGAACCTCATCTGGAGCCACTGCCGAAAACCTATCTGTTGCTATGCCATTGGCCTGGCCGACAGGGTCTTTTGCAGAGAATGCAACCATTGTTGGCACTGACGCAGGAACCCACACAGTGCTTCGAGGGGCAATGACCTCAAACACGATGAAGCTCACAACGCTGCGAAACGGTGCATATGCGAGTGGAATTACAGTTCGCTGGATAGCCATCGGCTTTTAAAGGGGGCACTCATGAAACGTTTTTACAGTCAAACAACTCAGACCTCTTATCTGCAAGGGTTGCATGCTGTTTTGCCTGATGACGCAGTCGAGATTCCCGATGCGCTTTACTTGGCAGTCATAGGCAACCCACCCTCCGGCAAGATTCGCGTTCACGATGAGCATGGGCTGCCGCATTTAGTGGATGCACCAATGGTGGTCCCGGACCTGATGGGCCAGGAGCGCGAGTGGCGTGACGCTGAATTGTCGGCGGTCGTGTGGCTGCGTGAGCGGCACCGCGATCAGCTGGAAATCGAAGCCCCTACAACGCTTAAAGAAGAACAGTTCAAGGAGCTGCTTGTGTATATGCAGGCCCTGCGGGAGTGGCCGCAATCTCCTGACTTCCCCGTCCCCTCATTTCGGCCTCGCCCCCCAGCTTGGATGGTTGATTTGGTCGAGTAGTGCGGGCAGTGACGGTGTCAAATATGGCGCTAGACGATTGGTACTCATCGAGATTTATCGGTGCCAATTGTGGCGCCAAGCGGTGCCAAATCCGACGCTCGCTTACAGTATGAAGAAAAAGGCCAGCGTCACTTGGAAAGTCACAATGGCAGAAACAACAAAGCCGCTCGAAAGCGGCTAAGTCGTTGAAAAATATGGTCGGGACGGAGTGATTCGAACACTCGACCCCTAGCACCCCATGCACGCAGTGCCCTCTGCGGGCCACGGAAAAAGCCTTGTAACCTCTGCGCTCGCTGCAATCGAATGCTCAGGAAAGTCTGCAAGTGCGTGAGAAAGTCACGCAAAAGTCACGCACGCCATACATCCCTCCCCCGGCGTCCTGCCGAACGAACACCAATCCCCTATTTGCCAAGGCCATCATAGGCCTGCTCACACGTCACTCCCCTGCTCCGGCTTTGATCAGCATCTGCTGCCAGCTGGCCCGCTCGTTCGTCAGCGCGCTTGAACAGGTCGGCAAGCACCATTGCTGCGCGGGCTGCTGCCTGGCTTGCGGCGGCAGTGCAGGAATTGCTGCGGCCTTGGGCTGAGAGACGGCCGGCGAGATCGTCGACTGTGCGCTGCAAGCTCCCAGCAGCAGCGCGAGCGGTAACAGCATCAGCTGCAGCTTGATCGATTTTTCGTTGCCCATCTTGCACCGCCTTGTTTATTGAGGTTTGTCGGGCCTGTTCTTTCTCGCGCTCCGCGACTTCCGCGAGGGCCCAGGCCTGTTTATCGCCGGCATCACGGGCATTCCACCGTGACTGCCATTCCTCATACTTGACCGACATTCCGTGGTGATAGGAGCCGTACAGCGCGCCGAACACCACACCAAGTAAGAGGAGCACCGCCATGGCAATCCCGCCGACCTTCAGCGCTAGAGCGTTCATGCCAGCACCTTTACAGCAGCATCACGCAGTGCCAATCGATCCGCTTGGCCGTTAAGGCCGCCATTGATTGCTCGAGTGATCTTGTCGAACTGACCAGCATCGGCCAGCTCATTCAGCCCATTTGACTGCCAGAACCAGCCTGCGACCAAGGCGGCGGTTTCCTGCTGCTCGACCAACTCAGGATGATTGACCAGATCCAGCCCAAGGGCGGCGCCGGCAGCGCGGTAGTTGTTCGCTCCGGTCAGTTGGATCAAGCCGCGCCCGCGGTACTTCCAGCCATCCCCCGGCAGCGTGTTGCCCATCCTGCCGGCGTACACGATGTTTGCGATCTTCTCGGGCTGCCTGGCCACTGCTGCCGCTGTTTGAGCAGTAAAGCGACTTGGCCACGTCGCCAATAGCCCCTGAGCGCTGTAGTTGAGGTTTTCGACCATGCGTGTCAACTGCCCCGACTCATGCCCGACTTGGGCGATGAACGCTGCCATACGGACGGGCGAGTCGATCTTGAAGCGTGACATCGCCGCATTTAGTGCAGGCACAAAAAAGCCCGCGACTTGGCGGGCTTGAGGGAGGATCTGCAGCAATTGCTGCTGAGTGATTGGCATGACTATCTCCGAAAATCAGTCAAGGCTGTGGGTTTTCCAGCGCAGCGAGTCGAGCAGCAACATTCCCGGGAAGAGTTTCAATGCTTATTTCGGCCATCGTGTCATAGTTCTTTAGTTTCCCCTCATGATAAACAACGTTAAAAGGGGGGTCTGGAAGTTTATGCCACACAAAACTTCCGTCAGACTGAACAATATATTCACCAAACCGATCAGGGCCGGTCGAGGGAGGCGATCCGCTTACCCAAACAGAGCCATCAGGAAGTACATAATCGTCCTCATAATATGTGCATCCAACTTGGGACGTACCGACAACACCAAAACACTTGAATGAACTCATGCTACCTCCTGCGGTGGCAATGGCCAGTCTATGTTGCTTGGAAATCCTTCTTGCTGAACTATCCGATTAAGAGTTATCCGATATTGTTTCCAAAGCTTAAGACGATTAACCTCGTCTGTTGTTGCAGAATTTTCATCTATTGCATCTTGCAATGGGGCCATTAGATTTGCTGCAACAGATAAGAGAGTATCGCGCTTTTCTATAGCTCGTGCTTTTACCTCCTCGATAGCAGGTGGCAGAGGAACTGGCTCTGGTGGCAGTTCTTCTCCAAGCGGCATATAGTGCTCGCTTTCGTAAATAGCGCTAGGA encodes the following:
- the istB gene encoding IS21-like element IS1474 family helper ATPase IstB translates to MMPQHTLNQLHQLRLDGMARALEEQWTLPASHSLSFDERLGLLLDRELAWRDNQRLVRLRKKAKLKYANACLEDLDRRTGRALDERLIATLASGDWIRQQHNLLLTGPTGAGKTWLACALGNQACRQGYSTLYLRTPRLLEQLRIAHGDGSFGRTLQQLAKVDVLVLDDWALAPLEEGARHDLLEVIDDRAGSRSTILTSQLPIEHWHGWINDPTLADAILDRLVHNAYRLTMKGESLRRKKAEEQAAS
- a CDS encoding tail fiber assembly protein, with translation MIGYAVRNDGQGARMVDGPSAIYESEHYMPLGEELPPEPVPLPPAIEEVKARAIEKRDTLLSVAANLMAPLQDAIDENSATTDEVNRLKLWKQYRITLNRIVQQEGFPSNIDWPLPPQEVA
- a CDS encoding YmfQ family protein produces the protein MTSLADQLRLLLPPVSYDGSAPRLSAAIEAEANALTLSDAQAEATYSAIFADSGMGLTDWERVLALPDPCLVGVPQSVRQRVQAVVSKLQGRGGQSRGFFIALAKGLGYGITIDTFRPARAGIARAGDPINGGAWAFTWRVNAPAVTVSRAVAGITGAGDPLASWGNKSLECRLSQMKPAESILLFGYGDN
- a CDS encoding tail fiber assembly protein; this encodes MKRFYSQTTQTSYLQGLHAVLPDDAVEIPDALYLAVIGNPPSGKIRVHDEHGLPHLVDAPMVVPDLMGQEREWRDAELSAVVWLRERHRDQLEIEAPTTLKEEQFKELLVYMQALREWPQSPDFPVPSFRPRPPAWMVDLVE
- a CDS encoding DUF2514 family protein, translated to MAVLLLLGVVFGALYGSYHHGMSVKYEEWQSRWNARDAGDKQAWALAEVAEREKEQARQTSINKAVQDGQRKIDQAAADAVTARAAAGSLQRTVDDLAGRLSAQGRSNSCTAAASQAAARAAMVLADLFKRADERAGQLAADADQSRSRGVTCEQAYDGLGK
- a CDS encoding gp53-like domain-containing protein: MQKIGASTASANALGEFTEGNPGAGVAATLLKAAWLNAVQRELVHLVEGAGLTLDAADDSQILKAIQAIQVNASTWLKLSGKPTTIAGFGITDAFTKLETTSAIQQKIADLVASSPAALDTLKELADALGNDPNFATTMTNALAGKASKATTLSGYGITDAYAKSGTYSKSELDAALVPLGQASEVNRGTAKVANLAQMLADTDDSVIVTPKKLRWGFSISLAANGYIVFPSWMGGLVVQWGSGTSSGATAENLSVAMPLAWPTGSFAENATIVGTDAGTHTVLRGAMTSNTMKLTTLRNGAYASGITVRWIAIGF
- a CDS encoding baseplate J/gp47 family protein produces the protein MQSPPAGGTAYDFKRWARSVDGVADALVLPMRRGAGTVDVVITASTGTPSAEVIANCKEFILGECSVIADVWVYAPVVRTVDSSALVELADGYKLADVQAAAQVAYNTLLGALKPREMLKRSQIEAMLNNLAGVTDRSVTAPAGNVKASDDAGLIGWIRPGAIALGLME
- a CDS encoding glycoside hydrolase family 19 protein, which codes for MPITQQQLLQILPQARQVAGFFVPALNAAMSRFKIDSPVRMAAFIAQVGHESGQLTRMVENLNYSAQGLLATWPSRFTAQTAAAVARQPEKIANIVYAGRMGNTLPGDGWKYRGRGLIQLTGANNYRAAGAALGLDLVNHPELVEQQETAALVAGWFWQSNGLNELADAGQFDKITRAINGGLNGQADRLALRDAAVKVLA
- the istA gene encoding IS21 family transposase — its product is MAAPRVAMRNIKECLRLKFEAGLSHEKIARALQLSKGVVSKYIAAARVAGLDWPALVAMDEAALAAALFAPTSTNKPRGERVLPDVLSIHRELRRKGVTLQLLWEEYLAAHAGQPTYRYTQFVEHYRRYAQTLKRSMRQLHRAGEKLFIDYAGPTLPVVDPATGEVRRAHIFVAALGASNYTYACATPGETQVDWLTSLGQALTYFGGVPEMVVPDNPRALVAQPDRYEPGLNRATLECARHYQTVILPARPRKPQDKAKAEVAVQVVERWIMARLRHRQFFSLHALNQAIAELLEDLNRRPFKRLDGCRRDWFERLDRPALRALPVHPYEVATFKRCKVSIDYHIEVNGSFYSVPSALARQNVDVRLTAHTLEVLHGNRRVASHLLLGRRGAYSTQREHMPAAHQAHREWTPQRLLDWGARIGPYTRQLIDHQLTHKPHPEMGYRACLGLLSLARRYGNARLEAAAERAVHLRAFTGRSVRNLLQQGLDQQPLPQRAAETTLPGDHENVRGADYYQPPQQELFDDAATHPESTAPATPGRHGPRPGRAMDAAGQPQPELR